One window of Rasiella rasia genomic DNA carries:
- a CDS encoding DUF547 domain-containing protein has product MKHYLLILLFAMFVYSCGTSKEVANKTNTTEVPTTTTPQITVGTGVKVATTKPVSEMQTKPPMAATDSVVEINKQAFTPPTPVEQFDHTVWNELLTQYVTPDGKVNYDGFRRNSTTLRAYIKALGENMPNERWTKNDKLAYWMNAYNAMTVDLIVRNLPLASIKDIDKPWDQRLWKLGEKWYNLDEIEHKILRKMDEPRIHFGINCASFSCPPLLNAAFTSKTVNFQLEQLTATFINDTKRNTITSDEIKISKIFNWFAKDFKQNGSLIDFLNTYASTTINNNARVRYLDYNWSLNN; this is encoded by the coding sequence ATGAAACACTACCTTCTTATATTGCTATTTGCCATGTTTGTTTATTCCTGCGGGACGTCAAAAGAAGTGGCTAACAAAACAAACACTACGGAAGTGCCAACCACCACTACACCCCAAATTACCGTTGGCACTGGAGTTAAAGTGGCAACCACAAAGCCAGTTTCAGAAATGCAAACAAAACCCCCTATGGCGGCAACAGATAGTGTTGTTGAGATAAACAAGCAGGCTTTTACACCTCCAACACCCGTAGAACAATTTGATCATACTGTTTGGAACGAGCTACTAACCCAATATGTTACTCCAGACGGAAAAGTAAACTATGACGGTTTCAGAAGAAATAGTACCACACTTCGCGCTTATATTAAGGCATTGGGAGAAAATATGCCCAACGAGCGCTGGACAAAAAATGACAAACTCGCCTATTGGATGAATGCTTACAATGCTATGACAGTAGATTTAATTGTAAGAAACCTTCCGTTAGCAAGCATTAAAGACATAGACAAACCATGGGATCAACGCCTGTGGAAGTTAGGTGAGAAATGGTACAACCTAGATGAAATTGAACATAAAATTCTACGAAAGATGGACGAGCCACGAATTCATTTTGGGATAAACTGCGCATCATTTTCTTGTCCGCCCTTATTAAATGCAGCCTTTACTTCAAAAACTGTTAACTTTCAACTAGAGCAGCTCACTGCAACATTTATAAACGATACAAAACGAAATACCATCACTTCAGATGAAATTAAAATTTCAAAAATATTTAATTGGTTTGCTAAAGACTTTAAACAAAACGGAAGTCTTATAGATTTTTTAAACACGTATGCCTCAACAACTATAAACAACAATGCCCGTGTGCGTTATCTGGATTATAATTGGTCTCTAAACAACTAA
- a CDS encoding DUF547 domain-containing protein — MKIALKIVAITIFAATVYSCTLLSAAGVSSQGQPTKQVEGTLTSTTANSAVNIDHSAWTTLLKKHVDQKGMVDYKGFQQDEIKLDAYLDMLASKDPDTDWSVQELLAFYINLYNAQTVKLIVENYPTKSIKDLDGPWTKGRARVGNRNLSLGGLENGILRKMNEPRIHFAINCASISCPKLLDEAYTASKINEQLEQVTKEFINGDKNDISANEAELSSIFKFYPDDWKVDGKVNITGYINQYSTTKLNPKANLTYKNYNWGLNEQ, encoded by the coding sequence ATGAAAATAGCCTTAAAAATAGTAGCAATCACCATTTTTGCTGCAACCGTATACAGTTGCACCCTTTTGTCTGCTGCAGGCGTTTCTAGCCAAGGACAGCCCACCAAGCAGGTGGAAGGTACATTAACCTCTACCACAGCAAATAGTGCCGTAAACATAGACCACAGCGCCTGGACAACTTTACTCAAAAAACATGTAGACCAGAAAGGGATGGTAGACTATAAGGGTTTTCAGCAAGACGAGATAAAGCTAGATGCGTATTTAGATATGCTGGCTTCAAAAGATCCTGATACCGATTGGAGCGTACAAGAATTACTTGCCTTCTACATTAATTTGTACAATGCTCAAACAGTTAAGCTCATTGTAGAAAATTACCCAACAAAAAGCATCAAAGACTTGGACGGGCCCTGGACGAAAGGGCGCGCACGTGTGGGAAACAGAAATTTATCGTTGGGTGGTTTGGAAAATGGAATTCTTCGGAAAATGAACGAACCTCGCATTCACTTCGCTATAAATTGCGCTTCTATTTCGTGTCCTAAATTATTAGATGAAGCGTATACAGCAAGCAAGATAAATGAACAGCTAGAACAAGTTACTAAGGAGTTTATAAATGGTGACAAAAATGATATTTCAGCAAATGAAGCCGAACTTTCTTCAATATTCAAGTTTTATCCAGACGATTGGAAGGTAGATGGAAAAGTAAATATTACTGGCTATATAAACCAGTACAGCACTACAAAATTAAACCCGAAAGCCAATCTAACGTATAAGAACTACAATTGGGGACTCAACGAACAATAG